A region from the Brassica napus cultivar Da-Ae chromosome C8, Da-Ae, whole genome shotgun sequence genome encodes:
- the LOC125591805 gene encoding secreted RxLR effector protein 161-like translates to MDKAHSFSSPMVVRSLDLEKDPFGPKKSDEEMLGPEVPYLSAIEALMYLASHTRPDICFAVSLLSRFSSCPTLRHWNGIKHLFRYLQGTTDLGLFYMSRPGDSLAGYADAGYLSDPHNPRSQTGYVFIHGGAAVSWRSTKQTLVATSSNHAEIIAMYEAS, encoded by the coding sequence ATGGACAAGGCTCATTCCTTCTCGagtcctatggtcgtgaggtccttagaccttgagaaggatCCATTCGGACCAAAGAAGTCGGACGAGGAAATGCTCGGGCCGGAAGTGCCTTACCTAAGTGCCATTGAAgccttaatgtacttggctagCCATACAAGACCGGACATCTGTTTTGCCGTGAGTTTACTGTCTAGATTCAGTTCATGTCCGACACTTAGGCACTGGAACGGAAtaaaacatctgttcagatatctgcaaggaacaaccGACCTCGGATTGTTCTATATGAGCCGACCAGGAGATAGCTTGGCCGGgtatgcagatgctgggtacttatctgacccacacaatCCTAGATCTCAGACAGGTTACGTGTTTATACACGGTGGGGCTGCAGTAAGTTGGCGGTCCACAAAACAAACCTTGGTGGCAACATCATctaatcatgccgagatcatagccatgtatgaagCAAGCTGA